The sequence CTCGAGTATAGCCCCTATAAAAAAACCTACAATCGTTCCATTAATGCGGATAAAAGCCAGATCCTGACCAACACCATTTTCAATTCTGGCTGATAATGTCGGCCCGTCCCAATTATTGACCACCCTTGGAATAAGAGTAGAAATTTCGCGCCGAATACTAGGAAGAAGACCTAAAATCACAGCATCAATGGTTTGATTAAGCTTTGTAGCGAGCCCAGCTTGTGTCTCTAATGCCTCAATCATCTGGCATAACAGAGCATCAAAGGATTGTGCACTCCACCCATCAGGGCGGCTGCTATCCTCTTCAACCATGTCACGCAGCCTTACCCATAAGCTACCAGCCCAAACTCGCAGACTTTCATGGGTAAAAAACGTTCTTAATTTTACAATTAATTTTTGTGCCTGGTCAGGATCCTTTTCCAGTTCAGAAATTTTACCTCTTATCCAGCTGGTAAAACTATGTCTTAGATCAGAATCCATTGGGTCAACGCGCTCTAATTCAACTTTTAGAGCATGTAGAACCTGGTTTGCTACCGAAGAACCAATAGCCCACCCTACCAAACGACCGCCTTGTTCTCTGACACGGGCCTCAACAAAATCTCGCAATTCGGTTTCGCGTGTCATAACCATTTCGCGAAACTGAACCAATATGAAGGAAAAAACTTCCTGATGAATATCTCCATCCACCATGACTTTTAAAATACGGATGATCAGCGGTGCAATATCATCTCTTTTAATAAATACATCGAGCACACGAGCCAGAAAGGTTGCCCCGCGCCCGTCACTTAACCTTGTTAGTAAACTTGGTATAATGACTCTTAATTGCTGCGATATGGATGAAAAATTATCTGCGTCATTAAGACTCTGGGACAATAATTTAGCAAAATCAAAGCGTTGAAGTGCAGCAGCAACATCTTTTTCTGAAAAAAAATGCTCTGCAATAAATCGTCCTAAAGCCTCACCAATCTGTTCTTTTTTACGCGGTAAAATAGCTGTATGAGGAATGGGCAAACCTAAAGGATGACGAAACAAAGCTGTTACTGCAAACCAATCAGCAATGCCACCAACAAGACCCGCCCGACTCCCAGCCTGTATGACGTCCAGCACTAAATTCTGGCCATAAAGCCGTCGCCAAATTGGCAGACTTGCCGTTACAGCTACACTTCCCATTCCAACAAGGAGGGAGGTTGCTAAAAAACTTGGGGTGCATTTCCTAACTTTTTCTTGGCCGTTTTCAGCCATCAT comes from Aristophania vespae and encodes:
- a CDS encoding DUF445 domain-containing protein, whose product is MMAENGQEKVRKCTPSFLATSLLVGMGSVAVTASLPIWRRLYGQNLVLDVIQAGSRAGLVGGIADWFAVTALFRHPLGLPIPHTAILPRKKEQIGEALGRFIAEHFFSEKDVAAALQRFDFAKLLSQSLNDADNFSSISQQLRVIIPSLLTRLSDGRGATFLARVLDVFIKRDDIAPLIIRILKVMVDGDIHQEVFSFILVQFREMVMTRETELRDFVEARVREQGGRLVGWAIGSSVANQVLHALKVELERVDPMDSDLRHSFTSWIRGKISELEKDPDQAQKLIVKLRTFFTHESLRVWAGSLWVRLRDMVEEDSSRPDGWSAQSFDALLCQMIEALETQAGLATKLNQTIDAVILGLLPSIRREISTLIPRVVNNWDGPTLSARIENGVGQDLAFIRINGTIVGFFIGAILEIILNLIGYL